TCGTATTATTATGGGCAATTCTCTGGAATAGTTATTATTAAacttttgtaataaaaataatattcaagaaagaaaatgatcaaaatagtctatattcgttttgaaattttaatttttgttttttgttttttaaaatttgaaatcctatcTATAAAACTTCACCACTTAACTCTAGACTCTAAATCTAAATTAGTTAACTCAGGATAAAAATACAATGGACAATTATcttaaatagttatttttaagtttttatcacagAAATAACATTCAAGagagaaaatgaccaaaataactcatttttgttttgaaaattttaatatttattttttgtttttttttttaaatttgaaaccctattcctaaaaccccacccctttaactctaaatcctaaatctaaattaattaactatagaataaaaatacattttttatcttttaataaaacttattttgattatttttttcttaccaAAACTTTATTATCTTCCTAATTGGATGATAGTTTCGTTGGCGTACGTCTTGTGGTTGCGACTCGCTCTCTGCATCTTATAGAGAGGAAAAGAAACTGTGAATAAGTAGTTTGCCAGTCAAAaacatgggggggggggggaaatgTACAAAGCcaacaaaaccttgatgagaccctttgttttttttttttttgtaataacaaCATATACTAAATACACATTTTTGAAAACTGTGAGAGAGATACACGCAAAGAGTAAAACGAATGATAACCGATGATTTCTTGATCTACATGATTACACATGAGCATGTCCTGTGTTCTCCGGTCTCCCATTCTTCATCTGACAATCCCATCTCACTGCccaccaaaaaaaatcaaagttgaTTAAGAAAATAGCTACACTAAATCAAAAGCTCACGATTCACATTAAGGATAATGCTTGCACAAGGAAGGGGAGTGCAAAGATAGCAGAGGATAATAATAAAACCAATGTGATGTTTCAATTGTATTGACATTTAAAGCTCTGCTCAACAAGACATACCTGGGCTCAAATTCTCTAACTTGAGTGAGTTCGCTACCACAAGCATCTGGCCACTGCACTTTCCGCCTTCCCGTATCGTCTCCACCGGCGAGGTCGCTAGCATCGTCGACGCTCAACGTCTCGTGTTCTTTAATATCCTCAAGAGAGCGTGGTGGCTCCGCAACAGAGGGCGGTCTCTTCAAGCTGCTCCTCAACGAGAGTTTGAAAGCTTCTTTTTTGCTGGTGTTATCATCATCAGCTTTATTTGCGTCGTCGTGGTCTTTGCCGGCTTCTTTGCTGgtgttatcatcatcatcatcagctttATTTGCGTCGTCGTGGTCTTTGCCATTCTCAGGAACAGCAACAGACTCTGGTGGTGAAGTCGATACAACGGGCTGCTTCAAAGGTTCAACTTTAAGAGGACATGGGGTGGTTGTTGTGGTGGTATCAAGTCCCGCGGAAGCGCCGCcacaagaaaaacaagaaaaggaaGCGCAACCGCGGGAAACTCGGTTCTTGATGGAATCCAGCTGAAGAAGGGGGTCAACAAGAAGCAGCTGGTAATGATTCAAGGGGACAACTCTCATGGGCCTATCTATATATCCGGAGAGAAGAAGGGTCAATGTCAATCCCTTAGACGCGGAAGCTGAGAAGAAACCACCTCCTTAAACTGCAAGTAACATTAGCTGCTCTTCTATTCATCTAGGCCTATTCCATTTGCTGACAATGTCCACCTTCCTGCTCAACCCAAAATTCAGATTCAACAAAAAGTTTCCAAATTTAGGATCCAAAGCTAGTTAAAAGACAATCAAAACTATAGAAGAATTCGAGAGAGTTGCATATAGTGTATATAATGAGAGATTGATCAACTCGGAAGAGATCTAAAACGCCGAGAGAGAGAGTGGATCCGTAACCTAAGGAGAAGAGTTGAAACATGCATTAGCTCTATACTCAAGACTAATAACATCCTCTCTCTCACAAGCTTCTCGTCTTCCTCGCTCGCTCGCTGCTactactttctttttttatgcTCAGGAAACAAACAGAAGAAATAATATTTGCTGGAAATGAATCTAATGGGAGTAGTAGATTATCATTCAACTCACCTGTCGGATCAGCTCTGTGTATGACTTCCGTCAGCGCCGGCGGTTGCGATCGccactctttctctctctctctctctcgtttctcGCGTGAATCACAAATCGGCgatgagagagaagaagagagtgatgAAAACTAGGAGgaactttttaattatattattttagtgttTAAAGTACCCcggtttcgttttttttttttcttgtgttggGTATTTCCGGTTCGGTACAATCCCACTGAATTAAACCAAAAATCTGGCTAAGTTCGGTTTTTGGTTAGTTAATAACCGTTTTCGGTTTgcagtttatttttaaaaaacttggatttttttctgttaaatttggttaaatttggttagtttggttattttggtttgattactttaattatttttagttaactTCTGATAATTTGCTTATATAGAAATACAAAATAACTGAGAACCGGaccaaatcaaaccaaaccgGAAATCAAACTATTTTCGAAAGCTTTTCGAATTAAACCAAActcaaaaccaaaaatatcGGTTCGGCTCGGCCGTTTGGGTTTAAATCCGCAGGGTTAGTTTAAAGTGTAATGAAAGACGACCATTTACTTAGGGCATACTGGTTCAAACGCAACTGCGGATGTGAGTGGTTGTGGTTTCTAGTGGTTTTAAGAGAATTTACGACTGGTTCTGTgattagaaattggtgcgtttgtagaatacttatgactggttaactaccagaTGCAACAAAAGGTTTGTAAACCATTCtctcaaaaattataatattataataaatataaaaattatacttagaaaattatagttttgaatttttaaaaaaaatatagaaaatatttttattctaaaattttataatattaaaatataatagatatattttagtatttttataattccaatttaattttttttttgtatttatattgttttaaaaaaaattatatcctcCCACTTTTGAATTTACGAGATTTTGGGCGATTTAAAACGGTTTAGAGAAGTTTGAAGCagtttagaacggtttgaatgattgttgcaaaacgccaacaaccgtTACCAATTGCGGATGGTAGCAGGAAAAACCAGTCATAACCTTACTTAACTTGTGTATGATAGGGACTAAGAAGCACTTTTGGTTTCATTTTACCCCTTTCATTCAATAAAATCGTCAGAGGATTGCAAGAGAGAGAACACTCTTCTCCTTAATCCAGCCTCATCGGAGTAGTCGCTAGTAGCTATTCTTGTGTTTTACTGAGTGAACTCAGGTCTTAAAAAGTTGAATAATGCTATACGTGTAGTTACATAATGCAGCCTAGTCAACTTGAATCAAGAAGAACACAACATACATTGCGGTTAAGATACCTTGTAGttaaggaaaaaaacaaaaaatagaaaaagtcgATTGTGCTGCTTCATCATGTTAAAAATGTACAAACGAAGAGAGATTCGAGTTATATATAGAGTAGAGACCCGAGCGACCGCACCGGTCGGAATATGATTGCGTTAGTCACTCATCATCACACAATACTAAATACAAAAGTAACAACATCATATTGGTTGGTCTACTTCCAAATCATAAAAAGAGGCGCTGCTCGTGTTATTGGGACGACATTGATATGGTACATCCTAATTCCCGAGCCGCCGTGTCAAGAAACTGTGTCGGCATTGTCGTCGACAGCAAGCTGTGCGCTTCCCAGTTCAAACATTTTTGTATGTCTGCTTTCCAGTCTATTGCCGCCGCGTTGAAGAACCTGTACGACGGGCTGTCCGTTCCGTTCTTCTCTGTTGTTATTGTTGGCGGCGGTTTTGGAGTTGCCTTGGTGGTGGTTATGCCGCTTTGGTTCATGATGTCTCGTAGTACTGATGTGCTCAAGGCACGTACGTGTGCACTTGGGTGTGAGAGGCACCGTATTGTTGCCGGCAGACGACACTAGAAAGAATCAAAAAGTCAGCACCATAGTTTATTTTACTGATCAACACAGCAAACCATAGGTAGAGGCTCATGCTTTACCTTCAATAGATTTGATAAGCCGTCAACTACTGCTAGTCCAGATGGTCCCCAAGCTAACACTGGCTGTATTGCTCTTGCTGTAGCTTCAAGTAGCTGCAAGAAAAGTTTTTTTGGAGTCAAAACGATTTTTCCAGTCTAAGTGGCAAGTGTATCTGTATAGTATTATTACCTCAAGTTGAGGTAAAGTACAAGCTTCTCCATCAACAAGCATTCCATCAGTTGCTCTCAGAAGGAGATCAGATGCACTTGCCAGAATCACCAGTGACTCAGGCCTGTCATGATTCCTCATGAGTTCCACCATCACTTTCACTATCCTTTGGTTTATTTTCCACATTTTCTgaccttcttcatcatctttggCTATCCAAGGCTGCAACTCTCTCTCAGCCTGTTTATAAACACAAGACCCACCATTCAACATACTAGAACATAAAAGTACATCCTTCAATACATAATATAACCTTTGGAACAAGCCCATGAGAAATATAGACCTGAAGAACAACGGCTGCAGCTGCTTTTGCTGGCGTTGCAGATACCACATTGCATAGTGCATCAACTACCTGATACATGAGAAAATATGATGATCAGTGAATGGAGTTTAGCCCCTTGCTTAGCTCCGGTTAAGTATAAGCAAGATGGGGAAATAGAAATGCTGAGGCTTTTACCTGTCTCCATCCTTGCTGAGCAGATGTGCTTTCGGCTGTGGGCTGGATCTCAGGAGAAGCGATCAGTTTGTGCCACAAC
The nucleotide sequence above comes from Brassica napus cultivar Da-Ae chromosome A9, Da-Ae, whole genome shotgun sequence. Encoded proteins:
- the LOC106429731 gene encoding uncharacterized protein LOC106429731 → MRVVPLNHYQLLLVDPLLQLDSIKNRVSRGCASFSCFSCGGASAGLDTTTTTTPCPLKVEPLKQPVVSTSPPESVAVPENGKDHDDANKADDDDDNTSKEAGKDHDDANKADDDNTSKKEAFKLSLRSSLKRPPSVAEPPRSLEDIKEHETLSVDDASDLAGGDDTGRRKVQWPDACGSELTQVREFEPSEMGLSDEEWETGEHRTCSCVIM